The following proteins come from a genomic window of Gossypium raimondii isolate GPD5lz chromosome 5, ASM2569854v1, whole genome shotgun sequence:
- the LOC105770894 gene encoding protein WHAT'S THIS FACTOR 1 homolog, chloroplastic, with protein sequence MKRRSIITLSSSAIRCKKSDFMVVSVRQISNGGKRSKKKIYHRDYQLDKVMDLQKKPSLILQLKSIIQSQNHQRLLLRDLEKEVGFVAKWNFMSIIEKYPSIFRVGGGCGKEFPFVTLTGKAEKVAREEGEARNLMEPILVKNLRKLLMLSIDCRVPLEKVEFIGNELGLPHDFKKSLIFKYPEYFSIKVINGRAYLNLENWDSSLAVTAREERFARERMLQSAGGQNKVRITKDGNYLGPFAFKMCYAPGFRPNKSYLEELEKWHKMEFPSPYLNARRFEVADPKTRKRVVAVLHELLSLTMEKRMISAKLDAFHSEYRLPSKLVLCLIKHHGIFYITNKGARSTVFLKEAYDGSNLVDKCPILMFNDKFVALSGRHVTL encoded by the coding sequence atgaaGAGAAGATCCATAATAACGTTATCATCTTCAGCAATCCGATGTAAAAAATCAGACTTCATGGTTGTTTCAGTAAGGCAAATATCAAATGGAGGAAagagatcaaagaagaaaatatacCACAGAGACTATCAACTTGACAAAGTAATGGATTTGCAGAAGAAACCATCTTTAATTCTTCAGCTAAAGTCCATTATCCaatctcaaaatcatcaacGTCTTCTTCTTCGTGACCTCGAAAAGGAAGTTGGGTTTGTGGCAAAATGGAATTTCATGTCCATCATTGAGAAGTACCCTTCAATATTCCGTGTTGGTGGTGGCTGTGGAAAAGAATTCCCTTTTGTTACACTAACTGGAAAAGCCGAAAAGGTTGCAAGAGAAGAGGGTGAAGCAAGGAATTTAATGGAACCCATTTTGGTTAAGAACCTCAGGAAGTTGTTAATGTTGTCTATTGATTGCAGGGTGCCATTGGAGAAGGTTGAATTCATTGGAAATGAACTTGGCTTGCCTCATGACTTCAAAAAGTCATTGATTTTCAAATATCCTGAATACTTTTCCATCAAAGTTATCAATGGTAGAGCTTATCTTAACTTGGAGAATTGGGATTCTTCGCTGGCAGTGACTGCTCGTGAGGAGAGATTCGCACGTGAAAGGATGTTGCAATCTGCTGGTGGTCAAAATAAGGTTCGGATCACGAAAGATGGTAACTATCTTGGTCCATTCGCATTTAAAATGTGTTATGCTCCTGGTTTTAGACCGAATAAGAGTTATCTTGAGGAGCTTGAGAAGTGGCATAAAATGGAATTCCCTTCTCCATACTTGAATGCAAGGAGATTTGAAGTTGCGGatccaaaaacccgaaaaagagTGGTGGCTGTGCTTCATGAACTCCTCAGTTTGACCATGGAGAAGAGGATGATATCTGCAAAACTGGACGCATTTCATTCAGAGTACCGATTACCGTCCAAGTTAGTGCTATGTTTGATAAAGCACCATGGTATATTTTACATTACAAATAAAGGTGCAAGGAGCACTGTATTTCTTAAAGAAGCATATGATGGTTCAAATTTGGTAGATAAATGTCCTATCCTGATGTTTAATGATAAGTTTGTTGCACTTAGTGGTAGACATGTAACGTTATGA
- the LOC105770895 gene encoding signal peptidase complex-like protein DTM1 yields the protein MANDGALRLAIVWLSVIMVLVGVFTFSLKKIMVTYAFGMLGISGILLPDWDFFDREFSRWPYPVTADERAALQARRSGFKRYRIYPMRVIIYTTIYSIGLYKWWILVSS from the exons ATGGCGAACGATGGTGCTTTAAGGTTGGCTATAGTATGGCTATCGGTGATCATGGTTTTAGTTGGGGTATTCACGTTTTCTTTGAAGAAAATTATGGTAACTTACGCGTTTGGGATGCTCGGAATTAGTGGGATACTGTTGCCCGACTGGGATTTCTTCGATCGTGAATTTTCTCGCTGGCCTTATCCGGTTACTGCCGATGAAAGAGCTGCTCTTCAAGCTCGAAGATCTGGATTCAAAAG GTACAGGATTTACCCAATGAGAGTAATTATTTACACCACAATTTATAGCATTGGCCTTTACAAGTGGTGGATTTTAGTATCAAGTTAA
- the LOC105771021 gene encoding multifunctional methyltransferase subunit TRM112 homolog A, with protein MRLLTHNMLSSNIKGVTNGFPLKIQVEKVVEKQVEINHDFLRNIFPKIDWKAFSDASRIMGYDEMPEEPPEPSVLESNVEFWGKFHHALLELHLEEGALLCPETGRKFPVNKGIPNMLLLEDEV; from the coding sequence atGAGATTGTTAACTCACAACATGTTGTCGTCGAACATCAAAGGGGTAACCAATGGTTTCCCTCTGAAGATCCAAGTGGAGAAAGTGGTGGAGAAGCAAGTCGAGATCAATCACGATTTCCTTAGGAACATATTTCCGAAGATCGACTGGAAAGCCTTCTCCGATGCTTCCAGAATCATGGGCTACGACGAGATGCCGGAGGAGCCGCCGGAGCCGTCGGTGTTGGAGTCGAACGTCGAGTTTTGGGGGAAGTTTCATCATGCCCTCTTGGAACTTCATCTCGAGGAAGGTGCGCTCCTTTGCCCCGAGACCGGCCGGAAGTTTCCTGTTAATAAGGGGATTCCGAATATGCTTTTACTTGAGGATGAGGTTTGA
- the LOC105770234 gene encoding uncharacterized protein LOC105770234: MERSTPVRKPHTSTADLLTWSETPLPDPATSAARSVRPHQPSDGIRKVVFGGQVTDEEFESLNKRKPPSGYKMKEMTGSGIFAANVENDESEPGSANPASNNKTGLRMYQQALAGISHISFAEEETISPKKPTTLPEVAKQRELSGTLESEDSKLQKQLSDAKCKELSGHNIFAPPPEILPRPTTVRALALKDSFDLGESHTHNSSDEARVKTAKKIPNQKLAELSGNDIFKGDVPPGSAEKPLSMAKMREISGSNIFADGKVESRDYFGGVRKPPGGESSIALV; this comes from the exons atggagaggaGCACTCCAGTTAGGAAGCCACATACTTCTACAGCAGATCTGCTCACTTGGTCTGAGACTCCTCTGCCGGACCCCGCCACCTCCGCCGCTCGCTCCGTCCGACCTCACCAG CCGTCGGATGGGATCAGAAAAGTGGTGTTTGGAGGCCAAGTAACTGATGAAGAATTTGAAAGCTTAAACAAACG GAAACCTCCTTCTGGATATAAAATGAAGGAGATGACTGGTAGTGGTATTTTTGCAGCCAATGTAGAAAATGATGAGTCCGAACCAGGCAGTGCCAATCCTGCTTCAAACAACAAGACGGGATTACGAATGTACCAG CAAGCACTAGCTGGAATTAGTCACATTTCTTTTGCTGAGGAAGAGACTATTTCTCCTAAGAAGCCAACTACTCTTCCTGAGGTGGCAAAGCAGCGTGAGTTAAGTGGAACGCTAGAAAGCGAAGATTCAAAGTTGCAGAAGCAGCTCTCAGATGCAAAGTGCAAGGAGCTTAGCGGACACAACATCTTTGCACCCCCACCTGAAATTTTGCCGAGACCAACAACCGTACGTGCGTTGGCATTGAAGGACAGTTTCGACTTGGGAGAATCTCATACACATAAT TCGAGCGATGAGGCCAGGGTTAAGACAGCAAAGAAAATTCCTAATCAGAAATTGGCTGAGCTTTCGGGTAATGACATATTTAAGGGTGACGTTCCGCCAGGTTCTGCCGAGAAGCCACTTAGTATGGCGAAAATGCGGGAGATAAGCGGCAGCAACATCTTTGCTGATGGAAAGGTTGAGTCTCGAGACTACTTTGGTGGTGTTCGCAAGCCCCCAGGTGGTGAAAGCAGCATTGCTTTGGTTTAA
- the LOC105770581 gene encoding LOW QUALITY PROTEIN: uncharacterized methyltransferase At1g78140, chloroplastic (The sequence of the model RefSeq protein was modified relative to this genomic sequence to represent the inferred CDS: inserted 1 base in 1 codon): MNSVITGNFRPPFFPSQLSKNSARFLFRPFTTLVFTRSLTAKVRAFVETKPTAPIAVEKEESGGGGGSCGLACPICYNPLTVISDSPIYVGSTVGSNLQCNTCKKTYSGTQTHLDLVASSGSKQYDESMPLATELFRTPVVSFLYERGWRQNFVFGGFPGPEKEFDMAKNYLKRVLGGKIVDASCGSGMFTRLFAKSGLFSQVIALDYSENMLQQCYEXEENFPKEKVTLVRADISRLPFESSSIDAVHAGAALHCWPSPSTAVAEISRVLRPGGVFVATTYIVDGPFTFLPFVNAFRQNMMGIAGSYFAVSERELEDLCRTCGLVGFTCMRNGPFVMISARKRSS, from the exons aTGAATTCAGTTATTACCGGTAATTTCAGACCCCCGTTTTTCCCGAGTCAACTCAGTAAAAACTCGGCACGATTCTTGTTCAGACCCTTCACCACACTCGTCTTCACAAGAAGTTTAACCGCTAAAGTTCGTGCCTTCGTTGAAACCAAGCCAACG GCACCGATTGCGGTGGAGAAAGAGGAGagcggcggcggcggcggcaGCTGTGGTTTAGCTTGTCCCATTTGTTATAACCCATTAACGGTGATTAGTGATTCCCCTATATACGT GGGATCAACAGTTGGGTCTAATTTGCAATGTAATACATGCAAAAAGACTTACTCTGGTACCCAAACGCATCTTGACCTTGTTGCCTCAAGTGGGTCTAAGCAATACGATGAATCCATGCCGCTAGCCACCGAACTCTTCAG GACTCCAGTGGTGTCCTTTCTCTACGAGAGAGGCTGGCgtcaaaattttgtatttggCGGCTTTCCAGGTCCAGAGAAAGAG TTTGATATGGCAAAGAATTACCTAAAGCGAGTGCTAGGTGGAAAGATCGTTGATGCTAGTTGTGGCAGCGGGATGTTCACCAGGCTTTTCGCCAAGAGTGGATTATTTTCGCAGGTTATTGCTTTGGACTACTCAGAAAACATGCTGCAACAATGCTATG AAGAGGAAAACTTCCCCAAAGA GAAAGTGACCTTGGTCCGAGCTGATATCTCTCGACTTCCTTTTGAGTCAAGTTCAATCGATGCTGTGCATGCTGGTGCTGCTTTGCACTGTTGGCCTTCACCATCAACCGCT GTAGCTGAAATAAGTCGAGTTCTTCGACCAGGCGGTGTTTTTGTCGCTACCACCTACATAGTTGATGGGCCGTTTACGTTTCTGCCATTTGTGAATGCTTTCCGACAG AATATGATGGGAATTGCTGGTAGCTATTTCGCCGTTTCGGAACGAGAACTCGAAGATCTGTGCCGAACTTGTGGACTAGTTGGTTTTACATGCATGAGAAACGGACCGTTTGTGATGATATCTGCTAGAAAACGCAGCAGTTAA